A genomic region of Papaver somniferum cultivar HN1 chromosome 7, ASM357369v1, whole genome shotgun sequence contains the following coding sequences:
- the LOC113300362 gene encoding uncharacterized protein LOC113300362 — MGVTSVKNRRKIFWCSPNLCFKYHGLKLFKLFLCLFEHEKMHNLILDDGQISIGMGDLDIPRFCPGPAIQGRLGTVILGLPLSRGRIAFGSDTRCTYKNGSLVVLDSWVEYQSPKLLRVDANCSMATCGDETYNLKVHQQVANKAMTEMRTADGLANLVKETMRTYYRKSINSGIFLGVIEDGKTRFFHHKTYSGHPNLLTQCGNVMGL, encoded by the exons ATGGGTGTCACTTCTGTGAAGAATAGAAGAAAGATCTTCTGGTGCAGCCCAAATCTGTGTTTCAAATATCATGGTCTGAAACTTTTCAAGTTGTTCTTGTGTTTGTTTGAACATGAGAAAATGCACAATTTAATACTTGAT GATGGACAGATAAGTATTGGCATGGGGGATCTAGACATTCCAAGGTTTTGCCCTGGCCCTGCTATTCAAG GGCGTCTTGGGACTGTCATTTTAGGACTGCCTTTAAGTAGAGGAAGAATAGCATTTGGATCAGACACTCGCTGCACTTACAAAAATGGCTCATTGGTGGTGCTGGACTCATGGG TCGAATATCAAAGCCCCAAGCTGCTCAGGGTGGATGCAAATTGTTCAATGGCTACTTGTGGTGACGAGACATACAACTTGAAGGTGCACCAGCAGGTGGCCAATAAG GCAATGACCGAAATGCGTACAGCAGACGGATTAGCAAATCTAGTCAAGGAAACCATGCGCACATACTACCGTAAATCCATCAATTCAG GGATTTTCTTAGGTGTCATCGAGGATGGCAAAACAAGATTTTTTCATCACAAGACATactcgggacatccaaatttgttgacgcaatgcggaaatgtgatgggtttatga